In Aquila chrysaetos chrysaetos chromosome 10, bAquChr1.4, whole genome shotgun sequence, the following proteins share a genomic window:
- the LOC115347643 gene encoding RING finger protein 223-like has translation MAEPAQKGGVGQGGRREDEAAAAAAVAAPSYEDYECKICYNYFDLERRAPKLLECLHTFCQECLSQLHLRAAQQPPAASAAEPGPGPGRSAGGSLACPLCRHRTALPDHRVHGLPVNTKLAAACPPQLRARDPLPQDSLPPLPPRRPPRAREAAAALAPPAAAPAGRAGPRSSGGGYESCQSCKRAALSAGCVCVVVSFLSMVVLLFTGLIFVNQYGGDAGPGASASPSPVGPICLSVASILALFSVVVTWLICWLKYRPEAAAAATGGATANGTPRGRAAAARRSDT, from the coding sequence ATGGCCGAGCCGGCGCAGAAGGGCGGCGTAGggcagggcgggcggcgggaggatgaggcggcggcggcggcggcggtggccgCCCCCAGCTACGAAGACTACGAGTGCAAGATCTGCTACAACTACTTCGACCTGGAGCGGCGGGCGCCCAAGCTGCTGGAGTGCCTGCACACCTTCTGCCAGGAGTGCCTGAGCCAGCTGCACCTGCGGGCCGCCcagcagccccccgccgcctccgccgctgagccggggccggggcccggccggTCGGCCGGCGGCTCCCTGGCCTGCCCGCTCTGCCGCCACCGCACGGCGCTGCCCGACCACCGCGTCCACGGCCTCCCCGTCAACACCAAGCTGGCCGCCGCCTGCCCGCCGCAGCTGCGGGCCCGCGACCCGCTGCCCCAGGACAGcctgccgccgctgccgccccgccgcccgccccgcgcccgggaggcggcggccgccctcgccccgccggccgccgcccccgccggccgggccgggccgcgctcCTCGGGCGGCGGCTACGAGAGCTGCCAGAGCTGCAAGCGGGCGGCGCTGAGCGCCGGCTGCGTGTGCGTCGTCGTCTCCTTCCTCTCCATGGTAGTGCTGCTCTTCACCGGCCTCATCTTCGTCAACCAGTACGGCGGCGACGCCGGGCCCGGCGCCTCGGCCTCGCCGTCGCCGGTGGGGCCCATCTGCCTGTCGGTGGCCAGCATCCTCGCCCTCTTCTCCGTCGTCGTCACGTGGCTCATCTGCTGGCTCAAGTACCGgcctgaggcggcggcggcggcgaccgGCGGGGCGACGGCCAACGGCaccccgcggggccgggcggcggccgcccgcaGGAGCGACACGTAG